One window of Papaver somniferum cultivar HN1 chromosome 9, ASM357369v1, whole genome shotgun sequence genomic DNA carries:
- the LOC113314285 gene encoding desumoylating isopeptidase 1-like produces MAEEGQKVTLNVYDLSQGLARQLSTTFLGRAIEGIWHTGIVVFGSEYYFGGGIQHSPVGTTPYGKPIKELDLGVTHVPKEIFEEYLQEISPRYTAETYNLLRHNCNNFSNEVALFLVGTNIPDYILELPNDVLSSPMGAMILPMIQQLETTLRSGAVPQVPQLRPTSSSQQPSFSVPTPASSAREIANGTGNPLGSDGKTSTAETPEKKKTNSGGDPLGDARLKMQEEITAEFAAIIASGTLRASEAAALATRRVMERHGLGNSGVMSQR; encoded by the exons ATGGCAGAG gaagGACAAAAGGTTACACTGAATGTGTATGATTTAAGTCAAGGACTTGCTCGTCAACTCTCTACAACATTTTTAGGCAGAGCAATTGAAGGAATTTG GCACACAGGTATAGTTGTGTTTGGGAGTGAATACTACTTTGGGGGAGGTATACAACATTCTCCTGTTGGAACCACCCCATACGGAAAACCTATCAAGGAGTTAGATTTGGGTGTCACACATGTGCCCAAGGAGATTTTTGAAGAGTATTTACAGGAGATCAGTCCTCGGTATACAGCTGAAACCTacaatttgctcagacacaattGCAATAACTTCAGTAATGAGGTTGCCCTATTTTTAGTGGGCACCAACATACCCGACTACATACTGGAGCTACCTAATGATGTTTTGAGTAGCCCTATGGGTGCTATGATAT TACCCATGATACAACAACTAGAGACAACATTGAGATCCGGTGCTGTTCCCCAAGTCCCTCAGCTCAGACCTACTTCCTCAAGTCAGCAGCCTTCATTTTCAGTCCCAACACCTGCCTCATCAGCAAGAGAAATAGCTAATGGTACGGGTAATCCACTGGGTTCTGATGGGAAGACTTCTACTGCGGAAACGCCAGAGAAGAAAAAGACAAACAGTGGTGGGGATCCTCTTGGGGATGCAAGATTGAAGATGCAGGAGGAAATCACTGCTGAGTTCGCGGCGATCATCGCATCCGGAACATTACGCGCAAGTGAGGCAGCTGCACTTGCCACCAGAAGAGTAATGGAGAGACACGGACTAGGAAATAGTGGTGTTATGTCACAGAGATAG
- the LOC113312995 gene encoding uncharacterized protein LOC113312995, whose translation MRGERRPSPIGIRLRSGTLLKDLIRAVNTPLPPSSTPSEFSDSDKEEDNTMGGRPPAPRTLKELNSPNIDQQPLCIQLNGTIELKLQLIHVLPKFRGLAREDPNHHLQQFHHVVTSLKQATADADMAMMTTFPFSLIDAAGEWFFCLPPGSITTWNGMKKLFLEKYFPASKAAVIRKEICGIRQVSRETLYENLIDAASGGSLTIKTIVEATSLLENMDANTQQFYIRGEKMVRKVNEVGDSSHLEHRMGNMERIMQQIAAAVIPSYTEEVDQARAMYQNQQRSRYDPYSSTYNLGWRDHPNFSYANKKAAVSTPFNQQGGYQFLQRTQQEAQGMSIDDKLNLILNTMAQDKQKAEMDIKDVRTQMGQLATTVSKLEAQAAGKLPSQQLNPRETVNAIELRSGKQVEKPTTSPESHERDLEKKVDETVPKKTYSVNSNSKPLVSTYVTPSPFPSRFAKSNKEKLDKEKLPPKLKDSGSFTIPCTVGKTRFTKALLDLGASISVMPASIYESLNLGPLKSTSIVIQLSDRSNVYPKGVVENVLVQVNELIFPVDFYVLDMSDENSSSSTPLLLGGPFMRTARTKIDVFEGTLTTEFDGEVIRFNIFEVMRYPSDVHVG comes from the exons ATGCGTGGAGAGCGCAGACcaagtccaattggtatacgtcttcgttCGGGCACTTTGCTAAAAGACTTGATTCGAGCAGTGAATACTCCACTTCCTCCTAGTTCTACACCAAGTGAATTCTCGGACTCAGACAAAGAGGAAGACAACACAATGGGAGGTCGACCACCTGCTCCAAGAACACTCAAGGAGCTCAATTCTCCAAACATTGACCAGCAACCTTTATGTATTCAGCTGAATGGAACCATTGAGTTGAAGTTGCAATTGATTCACGTGCTGCCCAAATTCAGAGGTTTAGCGAGAGAGGATCCTAATCATCACTTACAACAATTCCATCATGTTGTGACTAGTTTGAAGCAAGCAACTGCAGATGCCGATATGGCTATGATGACaacttttcctttctcccttataGATGCTGCAGGAGAATGGTTCTTTTGCTTACCTCCTGGGAGTATAACCACATGGAATGGTATGAAGAAGTTATTCCTTGAGAAGTATTTTCCGGCATCAAAAGCAGCTgtgattcgcaaggagatttgtggtatTAGACAAGTATCGAGGGAGACTCTCTATGA AAATTTGATCGATGCCGCAAGTGGTGGTTCACTCACCATCAAAACCATTGTTGAAGCTACAAGCTTATTAGAGAACATGGATGCAAACACTCAACAATTCTACATTAGGGGTGAGAAAATGGTAAGGAAAGTGAATGAAGTTGGTGATTCTTCACATTTGGAACATAGAATGGGTAACATGGAGAGGATTATGCAACAAATAGCAGCTGCCGTCATACCATCATACACCGAAGAAGTCGATCAAGCAAGGGCTatgtaccaaaatcagcaaaggTCAAGATATGACCCATATTCCAGCACATATAATCTGGGTTGGCGTGATCATCCTAATTTCAGCTACGCCAACAAGAAAGCTGCAGTTTCCACACCTTTCAATCAACAAGGTGGATACCAATTCTTGCAAAGGACGCAACAAGAAGCTCAAGGCATGAGTATAGATGACAAGTTGAATCTCATTCTCAACACAATGGCGCAAGATAAGCAAAAGGCAGAGATGGATATAAAGGACGTCCGAACACAAATGGGTCAACTAGCTACTACTGTGAGCAAATTGGAAGCACAAGCAGCTGGAAAACTTCCCTCGCAACAATTGAATCCCAGGGAGACTGTCAATGCTATTGAGTTGCGAAGTGGGAAACAAGTAGAGAAACCGACAACATCACCGGAGTCCCATGAACGTGATTTAGAAAAAAAAGTGGACGAAACAGTCCCTAAAAAGACTTATTCGGTAAATTCTAActctaaacctcttgtttctacttatgttactCCTTCACCTTTTCCTAGTAGGTTTGCAAAATCAAATAAGGAGAAGTTGGACAAAGAG aaactcccacctaaattgaaagACTCCGGCAGTTTTACTATACCTTGCACGGTTGGTAAAACAAGGTTTACAAAAGCTTTGCTAGATTTAGGAGCATCTATTAGTGTTATGCCTGCCTCAATTTATGAATCTTTAAATCTTGGTCCTCTCAAAAGTACCAGCATAGTTATTCAACTTTCCGATAGATCTAATGTCTACCCGAAAGGGGTTGTTGaaaatgttttggtgcaggttaatgAGCTTATATTTCCTGTAGACTTCTATGTTCTTGATAtgagtgatgaaaactcatcatCGTCTACACCTTTGTTGTTGGGTGGACCATTTATGAGAACCGCTAGAACAAAGATAGATGTATTTGAAGGTACCTTGACAACGGAATTTGATGGAGAGGTCATTCGCTTTAACATCTTTGAGGTGATGAGATATCCAAGTGATGTGCATGTTGGCTAA